From one Silurus meridionalis isolate SWU-2019-XX chromosome 23, ASM1480568v1, whole genome shotgun sequence genomic stretch:
- the ccnd3 gene encoding G1/S-specific cyclin-D3: MDLTCRENVHFSQNDKESVGPVLAACDPVLLRDPRVWRNLEVLEQSCTISGSYFGTVQKEVQPRMRKILTMWMLKVCEDQRCEHEVFLLAAQFVDRYMAQYPMDVSNLQLLGAVCIFLASKIRDTSPLSATKLCLYSDNTFSIMELLEWEIEIVSRLNWDLASVLPSDYLDPLHHSLPIIPHDISALLRHTHSYIALSATEFTFSTYRPSVIACSCIAAAIQHLNLLDGGLSCETLLQLMASTLDSDLVSLCNCYTALEEILTTNLPLDLCVSSAREVSKSPVDFEGVRVSPQTFTHL, from the exons ATGGATCTGACTTGCCGGGAAAACGTGCATTTCTCCCAAAATGATAAGGAGTCGGTAGGCCCTGTCCTTGCTGCCTGCGACCCGGTTCTGCTCAGAGACCCCCGGGTGTGGAGAAACCTGGAGGTCTTAGAGCAAAGCTGCACCATTTCAGGCTCGTATTTTGGCACCGTGCAGAAAGAAGTGCAGCCGCGAATGAGAAAAATCCTGACCATGTGGATGCTAAAG GTGTGTGAGGATCAGAGGTGTGAGCATGAGGTGTTTTTGCTGGCAGCTCAGTTTGTGGACAGGTACATGGCTCAGTATCCCATGGACGTATCCAATCTGCAGCTGCTCGGTGCCGTCTGCATTTTCCTCGCCTCCAAAATCAGAGACACGTCTCCTCTGAGTGCCACGAAGCTCTGCCTCTACTCCGACAACACCTTCTCCATTATGGAACTCCTG gagtgggAGATCGAGATTGTGTCTAGGCTGAACTGGGATTTGGCCTCAGTGCTGCCCTCAGACTACCTGGATCCCCTACATCACAGCCTTCCCATAATTCCTCATGACATCTCAGCTctcctcagacacacacactcatacattgCTTTAAGTGctacag AGTTTACATTTTCTACATACCGTCCCTCCGTTATTGCCTGTAGCTGTATAGCTGCTGCTATTCAGCATCTGAACCTGCTGGATGGCGGCCTGTCATGCGAAACTCTCCTGCAGCTCATGGCTAGCACCCTAGACAGCGACCTG GTGTCCCTGTGTAACTGTTATACCGCCTTAGAGGAGATTCTGACTACAAACTTGCCCCTAGACTTGTGTGTTTCATCTGCTCGTGAGGTCAGCAAATCACCTGTTGATTTCGAGGGAGTCCGAGTGTCACCTCAGACCTTTACTCACCTCTAA